In one Mustela lutreola isolate mMusLut2 chromosome 8, mMusLut2.pri, whole genome shotgun sequence genomic region, the following are encoded:
- the EMG1 gene encoding ribosomal RNA small subunit methyltransferase NEP1: protein MAAPNGRFQPRERRGGEQEEGWDAVAPKRPRLGAGNKIGGRRLIVVLEGASLETVKVGKTYELLNCDKHKSVLLKNGRDPGEVRPDIAHQSLLMLMDSPLNRAGLLQVYIHTQKNVLIEVNPQTRIPRTFDRFCGLMVQLLHKLSVRAADGPQKLLKVIKNPVSDHFPVGCMKIGTSFSIPVVSDVRELVPSSDPIVFVVGAFAHGQVNVEYTEKMVSISNYPLSAALTCAKLTTAFEEVWGVI, encoded by the exons ATGGCTGCGCCCAATGGCAGATTCCAACCTCGTGAACGGCGCGGTGGGGAGCAGGAAGAGGGCTGGGATGCTGTGGCTCCCAAGCGGCCCCGACTCGGGGCGGGAAACAAGATCGGAGGACGAAGGCTTATTGTGGTGCTGGAAGGGGCCAGTCTGGAGACGGTCAAG GTAGGGAAGACATATGAGCTACTCAACTGTGACAAGCACAAGTCTGTGTTGTTGAAGAACGGACGGGACCCTGGGGAAGTGAGACCAGACATAGCTCACCAG AGTTTACTGATGCTGATGGACAGTCCCCTGAACCGAGCTGGCTTGCTACAGGTTTATATCCACACACAGAAGAACGTGCTGATTGAAGTGAACCCCCAGACTCGAATTCCCAGAACCTTTGACCGCTTTTGTGGCCTTATGG tTCAGCTTTTACACAAACTCAGTGTTCGAGCAGCTGATGGGCCCCAGAAGCTCTTGAAG GTAATTAAGAATCCAGTATCAGATCACTTTCCAGTTGGATGTATGAAGATTGGCACTTCATTCTCCATCCCAGTCGTCAGTGATGTACGAGAGTTGGTACCCAGCAGCGACCCTATTGTTTTTGTGGTGGGGGCCTTTGCCCATGGCCAG gTCAATGTGGAGTATACAGAGAAGATGGTGTCCATCAGCAACTACCCCCTTTCTGCAGCCCTCACCTGTGCAAAACTCACCACAGCCTTTGAAGAAGTCTGGGGGGTCATCTGA